The proteins below are encoded in one region of Sulfolobus sp. A20:
- a CDS encoding CoA-transferase subunit beta yields the protein MTYTIDYVIKAISTLLRDGELVYIGLNSIPALIGSFMARDLYGKKIRIIGVAEAQNPQKVILSPSTGNPFFVESSPVIITADSFDLAQKGKLDVMFLGPAQIDEETNVNLSVIGNYDKPNTRLPGGAATAFILPLVKKAILWNLKHNKRSLVKKVDFITGTAKFSNNLVYVVTNLGILRYDRESKKWYVDGIYPWSSYDKIVENTEFGVEKGKMELISLEERDLKFINDMDPYQLRSALENQ from the coding sequence ATGACTTACACAATAGATTATGTGATAAAAGCCATTTCCACGCTTTTACGAGATGGAGAGTTAGTTTATATAGGGTTAAATTCCATTCCTGCTTTAATTGGAAGTTTTATGGCTAGGGATCTCTATGGGAAAAAGATTAGAATTATTGGAGTAGCTGAAGCACAAAACCCGCAGAAAGTAATTTTATCACCATCAACTGGAAATCCATTTTTTGTAGAGTCCTCTCCAGTAATAATTACAGCAGATTCCTTTGATTTAGCTCAAAAAGGAAAGTTAGATGTAATGTTTTTAGGTCCTGCTCAAATAGATGAAGAAACCAATGTTAATCTTTCAGTTATTGGAAATTATGATAAACCTAACACAAGATTACCTGGCGGAGCAGCAACTGCCTTCATTCTACCCCTAGTCAAAAAAGCTATTTTATGGAATTTAAAGCATAATAAAAGGAGCTTGGTAAAGAAAGTGGATTTCATAACGGGGACAGCTAAATTCTCAAACAACTTAGTTTACGTGGTTACTAATTTAGGGATATTAAGGTATGATAGAGAAAGCAAGAAATGGTACGTTGATGGGATATACCCATGGAGCTCCTATGACAAGATAGTAGAAAATACTGAATTCGGTGTAGAAAAAGGTAAAATGGAGCTAATAAGTTTGGAAGAAAGAGACTTAAAATTCATTAACGATATGGATCCTTATCAGCTCAGAAGTGCTCTAGAAAATCAATGA
- a CDS encoding APC family permease produces the protein MAQGGKVSAEADKLLRKELNLLDLTFLSLGGIIGSGWLFASLDAAAVAGPSAVLAWIIGGILVMFVGLAYAELGSAVPKTGGIVRYPHYSHGSYTGYILGFLYLLSAMTVPAIEAEAAIEYITSISPSLSSVLTTTTTVNGASITILTLPGVGLATLLLIILFFINYFGIKVLGKTNSGITAWKLIIPTITFLLLFSAFNAKNFTAYGGLFPSNVAYASSGIVGPAAMLYAIPSTGIVFAYLGFRQAVEYAGEAKNPQRDVGRAVIFALLIAIVIYTLLQVSFIGAIDWKAAGITTPGNWTALLSSPWSTGPFYSEITAAGKALSLAALIYWGYILLIDAVISPSGTGLIYIGTTTRTFYGISMDGYFPKFFITLNKYRIPIWSLIASLILGFIFLLPFPSWYLLVGFISSATVLTYIMGGIGLQTLRRTAPDLKRTIKVPAASVIAPIATIAAILIPYWSGFTTLYYVFSALFIGVPIFWMYYAVRELGMNRSLGIGLGIAQLLANIGLAYFGYVNIITASSATTGDLIRSFLLYFLGFLGMLVIPTIVGYTTVNNKGRQYIKSGFWVIFLILATYILSFFGGFGPLGTSAPIPFPYDTIVMAIVGLAFYFFAVYSGFRTDEIESIIKEQTESP, from the coding sequence ATGGCTCAAGGGGGTAAAGTCTCAGCAGAAGCTGATAAGTTATTAAGGAAAGAACTAAATCTGCTAGATCTTACTTTCTTATCATTAGGAGGCATAATAGGTTCTGGATGGTTGTTTGCATCTCTCGATGCCGCTGCCGTTGCAGGCCCCTCTGCAGTACTAGCATGGATAATTGGAGGAATTTTAGTAATGTTCGTAGGATTAGCCTATGCTGAACTAGGAAGTGCAGTCCCTAAAACAGGTGGAATAGTAAGATATCCACATTACTCGCACGGAAGTTATACTGGCTATATCCTAGGCTTCTTATACTTACTTTCAGCTATGACAGTGCCTGCTATTGAGGCTGAGGCTGCAATAGAATATATAACTTCTATTAGTCCCTCATTATCTAGCGTACTAACGACTACTACTACTGTCAACGGTGCTTCGATAACTATTTTAACTTTACCAGGAGTAGGATTAGCTACTTTATTGCTAATAATATTATTTTTTATAAATTATTTTGGAATAAAAGTGCTGGGAAAAACTAACTCTGGAATAACAGCTTGGAAACTGATAATACCCACGATAACTTTCTTACTATTATTCTCAGCCTTCAATGCAAAGAACTTTACCGCGTATGGAGGGTTATTTCCTAGTAATGTAGCATATGCCAGCTCTGGAATAGTAGGTCCGGCTGCGATGCTTTACGCAATACCTTCAACAGGTATAGTGTTCGCTTACTTAGGATTCAGACAGGCCGTGGAATATGCAGGCGAAGCCAAAAACCCACAGAGAGATGTTGGAAGAGCAGTAATATTCGCATTACTAATAGCTATCGTAATTTACACACTATTGCAAGTATCATTTATAGGAGCTATAGATTGGAAAGCGGCTGGTATTACGACTCCGGGGAATTGGACAGCTTTACTCTCAAGTCCTTGGTCAACTGGACCATTTTATAGCGAAATTACGGCTGCTGGAAAGGCACTAAGCCTAGCTGCTCTGATTTATTGGGGCTACATATTACTTATAGACGCGGTAATTTCTCCTAGCGGAACTGGTCTAATTTACATAGGAACTACGACTAGAACGTTTTACGGAATATCAATGGATGGTTACTTTCCCAAATTCTTCATTACATTAAATAAGTATAGAATACCCATATGGTCACTAATAGCATCTTTAATTTTAGGTTTCATTTTCCTATTGCCATTCCCAAGTTGGTATCTTTTAGTAGGCTTCATCTCTTCAGCTACTGTGTTGACATACATTATGGGTGGTATTGGATTACAGACCTTAAGGAGAACTGCCCCAGATCTGAAGAGAACTATTAAAGTACCGGCAGCAAGCGTAATAGCTCCAATAGCTACAATAGCTGCTATACTAATTCCATACTGGTCTGGTTTTACTACACTTTACTATGTGTTCTCAGCATTATTCATAGGCGTACCCATTTTCTGGATGTATTATGCAGTTAGGGAGTTAGGTATGAATAGAAGTTTAGGTATTGGATTAGGCATAGCACAGTTACTTGCAAATATTGGATTAGCTTATTTTGGATACGTCAACATCATTACTGCATCTTCTGCAACAACTGGTGATTTAATCAGAAGCTTCCTATTATATTTCTTAGGTTTCTTAGGAATGCTAGTAATTCCGACAATTGTAGGTTATACCACGGTCAATAATAAAGGAAGACAGTATATAAAGAGCGGATTCTGGGTAATTTTCTTGATACTAGCAACTTACATTCTAAGTTTCTTTGGAGGATTCGGTCCGTTAGGTACGTCTGCTCCAATACCATTCCCATACGACACTATAGTAATGGCAATAGTGGGGTTAGCATTTTATTTCTTCGCGGTCTACAGTGGTTTCAGAACAGACGAGATAGAAAGTATAATAAAAGAACAAACGGAGAGCCCCTAA
- the purE gene encoding 5-(carboxyamino)imidazole ribonucleotide mutase: MPKVAVIMGSKNDWEYMRDAIDVLKQFNVDYEVRVVSAHRTPEFMMDYAKQASSRGIEVIIAGAGGAAHLPGMVASLTQLPVIGVPIPSRNLNGLDSLLSIVQMPYGTPVATVAIGSSKNAALLAIRILSIKYKELEEKMKRFMEEMKNDVLNTRLEA; the protein is encoded by the coding sequence ATGCCTAAAGTAGCCGTAATTATGGGTAGCAAAAATGATTGGGAGTATATGAGGGATGCGATAGATGTGTTAAAACAATTTAACGTGGATTATGAAGTGAGAGTTGTGTCAGCCCATAGAACACCAGAATTTATGATGGATTACGCTAAGCAGGCTTCAAGTAGGGGAATAGAGGTAATAATTGCAGGAGCTGGAGGTGCTGCACATTTACCCGGAATGGTCGCGTCTTTAACTCAGTTACCGGTGATCGGAGTTCCTATTCCGTCCAGAAATCTGAATGGCTTAGACTCCCTTCTATCCATAGTTCAAATGCCTTATGGTACTCCAGTAGCTACTGTAGCTATAGGTTCCTCAAAGAACGCTGCTCTTTTAGCTATAAGAATTTTATCAATAAAATATAAGGAATTGGAAGAAAAGATGAAAAGGTTTATGGAGGAGATGAAAAATGATGTCCTCAATACTAGATTGGAAGCCTAA
- a CDS encoding FAD-binding oxidoreductase encodes MLELRPYSEEEIYKALIQAKMENKKVGIRGLGRHLRRELNCDLVISTLNLNNFEIKGNKLLAEAGASVEKIREEALSKDLILPTIYDGTIGGLLALNEFSTLSTAYGTPWDFSESVDFITPLGKIRWRLVIGSQGILGVITRAEMKLYKKPEKVFLYEKEIKDKEEFKERIKKLISLKPLALLVEYDGSEKVFRLHSSYIAEHDLRGYIKDEGIPIISEESDKNSYVVEISDFVNDIISIINNVSPYYLYGIYGVNLIKVYVTDESLLKEYKYYPKNQPHPLYYKFKRIFDFYNIFN; translated from the coding sequence ATGTTAGAGTTAAGGCCATATAGTGAAGAGGAAATTTACAAGGCACTAATTCAAGCAAAGATGGAGAACAAAAAAGTAGGAATAAGAGGTCTAGGAAGACACTTAAGGAGAGAATTAAATTGTGATTTAGTAATTAGCACCTTAAATTTAAATAATTTTGAGATAAAAGGAAATAAACTTTTGGCTGAGGCTGGAGCGAGCGTAGAAAAGATAAGGGAAGAGGCGTTAAGTAAGGATCTAATTTTACCGACAATTTACGATGGAACAATCGGAGGTTTATTGGCTTTGAATGAATTTTCGACACTCTCCACTGCCTACGGTACCCCGTGGGATTTCTCTGAGTCAGTGGACTTCATAACGCCTTTGGGAAAAATTAGGTGGAGGTTAGTGATAGGCTCTCAAGGGATTCTTGGGGTAATTACTAGAGCTGAAATGAAACTATATAAAAAGCCAGAAAAAGTATTCTTATACGAGAAAGAGATTAAGGATAAGGAAGAATTTAAAGAGAGAATCAAAAAGTTAATATCACTAAAGCCTTTGGCGCTACTTGTTGAGTATGACGGTAGTGAGAAAGTGTTTAGGCTTCACTCTTCTTACATAGCTGAACACGATTTGAGAGGATACATCAAAGACGAGGGAATTCCAATTATATCTGAGGAGTCAGATAAGAATAGTTACGTAGTAGAAATAAGTGATTTCGTTAATGACATAATTTCAATAATCAATAATGTTTCACCTTATTATCTCTATGGAATATATGGTGTTAATTTGATTAAAGTTTATGTTACTGATGAATCGTTGTTAAAGGAGTATAAATACTACCCAAAAAATCAGCCTCATCCTTTATATTATAAATTTAAGAGGATATTTGACTTCTATAATATATTTAACTAA
- a CDS encoding DsbA family protein, with translation MVVKITFFHDVLCPFCFVTSRRLRNITKEFKSDVIVKHKAFMIISSLEDLKAAAPTEEEAREIFRQEFSIVKRYYPDYDPDKVINKGKITWVWSLPPLVACKAAEYQKGDLGYWDYFDRAQEKFFLEGENVNDESVLIEIAKEVGLDIEKFKEDINSKRAKMSVYEDEAEAHAMGIRGVPALLVNDYWLIRGVQEEDYIRNVIEDLLLNDGQPKKVKLKAYWEQS, from the coding sequence ATGGTTGTAAAAATAACGTTTTTCCATGATGTCTTATGTCCGTTTTGCTTCGTCACATCAAGAAGACTTAGGAATATCACGAAGGAATTTAAGAGCGATGTAATTGTAAAGCATAAAGCTTTCATGATCATATCCTCGTTAGAGGATCTTAAGGCAGCTGCTCCTACTGAAGAAGAAGCTAGGGAGATATTTAGACAAGAATTTTCGATAGTTAAAAGATATTATCCAGATTATGATCCAGATAAGGTGATAAATAAAGGTAAAATAACCTGGGTTTGGTCTCTTCCACCATTAGTAGCCTGCAAGGCTGCTGAGTATCAAAAGGGCGATTTAGGGTATTGGGACTACTTTGATAGAGCTCAAGAGAAGTTCTTTTTAGAGGGTGAAAACGTTAATGATGAGAGCGTATTAATCGAGATAGCAAAAGAGGTAGGTCTAGATATAGAGAAGTTTAAAGAAGATATTAACTCTAAAAGGGCTAAGATGTCGGTATATGAGGATGAGGCTGAAGCCCACGCTATGGGCATAAGAGGAGTACCAGCTTTACTAGTTAATGATTACTGGTTAATTAGAGGTGTGCAAGAAGAGGATTATATTCGAAATGTTATAGAAGATTTACTATTAAATGATGGACAGCCTAAAAAAGTCAAACTAAAAGCTTATTGGGAACAAAGTTAA
- a CDS encoding 5-(carboxyamino)imidazole ribonucleotide synthase encodes MSSILDWKPKIGILGGGQLGWMMILEGRKFPFTFYVLDDDKSAPACKIADKCFTSNEYKEFVENSDIVTFEFEHVNEKALEYAEEKGKLFPAIRSVELKRERYKEKLFYRDHGLPTPKFFVAEDGQEALKILRENFNNIGVIKESQGGYDGKGQYFIKGDVEKYEFLKQKKVKMVVEEYVNFDFEASVIITRDRKGRVAYYPPTYNYNEKGILVYNYGPYNNKEIIDLAIRLVNELDYVGTLGLEVFVANGKVLINEFAPRVHNTGHYTLDGALISQFEQHLRAILGMSLGPTDVLCPSGMINILGTDKIPPEVLNYGKVYWYSKSEVRKRRKVGHINIVGNNLEEVKQKIDKIMQLIYPNGLDL; translated from the coding sequence ATGTCCTCAATACTAGATTGGAAGCCTAAAATTGGCATATTAGGAGGTGGACAATTAGGCTGGATGATGATATTAGAGGGAAGAAAATTTCCGTTTACATTTTACGTCTTAGACGATGATAAAAGTGCACCAGCATGTAAGATTGCTGATAAGTGTTTCACCTCAAATGAATACAAGGAATTTGTAGAGAATTCTGACATTGTAACTTTTGAATTTGAGCACGTGAATGAAAAGGCTTTAGAGTATGCAGAAGAAAAAGGTAAATTATTTCCCGCTATAAGGAGCGTAGAACTAAAGAGAGAAAGATATAAAGAGAAATTATTTTATAGGGATCACGGATTACCAACTCCTAAGTTCTTCGTAGCGGAGGATGGACAAGAGGCGTTGAAAATACTGAGAGAGAATTTTAATAATATTGGTGTGATAAAGGAGTCCCAAGGAGGATATGATGGTAAAGGTCAATATTTTATTAAAGGAGATGTCGAAAAATATGAGTTTCTTAAACAGAAGAAAGTGAAGATGGTAGTTGAGGAATACGTTAATTTTGACTTTGAGGCTTCTGTAATTATTACGAGGGATAGAAAGGGTAGAGTAGCATATTATCCACCAACTTATAATTATAATGAAAAGGGGATTTTAGTATATAATTATGGGCCATATAACAATAAGGAGATAATAGATTTGGCTATACGTTTAGTTAATGAGCTGGATTACGTTGGGACATTAGGGCTGGAGGTATTTGTGGCTAATGGGAAGGTACTAATTAATGAATTTGCCCCTAGGGTTCACAATACTGGACATTACACCCTTGATGGTGCTCTCATTTCTCAGTTTGAACAACATTTAAGAGCTATTTTAGGTATGAGTTTAGGTCCTACCGATGTTTTGTGCCCTAGCGGTATGATAAATATCTTGGGAACTGATAAGATACCTCCTGAAGTTTTAAATTATGGTAAAGTCTACTGGTATTCTAAGTCAGAGGTTAGAAAGAGGAGAAAGGTAGGTCATATAAATATTGTTGGGAATAACCTTGAAGAAGTGAAGCAAAAAATTGATAAAATTATGCAACTAATTTATCCTAATGGGTTAGATTTATGA
- a CDS encoding CoA transferase subunit A — translation MIVMDNNKIITLDEAVNLINNGNSITTSGISIHRNPMSFIYAMIKTGIRDLYFIDREPGFGLEVLLKYNAIKKLRIAMSTLEWFSSIPKNFRKMIENKEVELLEDTCGAFIAGIRAGAFGVPFMPVRGIIGSDLIKLHEKEGTWKVVEDPFNNQKIVLVKAITPDVAIIHVNKADEEGNAEILGPLYEDVYKAKASKKVIITAEEIVPRSYFFGRRPTINGIYVTAVVHSPNGAYPTSMFPLYDADYEKIIDFLEHF, via the coding sequence ATGATAGTTATGGACAATAATAAGATTATTACTTTAGATGAAGCAGTTAATCTAATTAATAATGGAAATTCTATCACTACAAGTGGAATATCAATTCATAGGAATCCTATGTCATTCATCTACGCAATGATAAAGACCGGGATACGTGATCTTTATTTCATTGATCGAGAACCTGGTTTCGGGTTAGAGGTGCTTCTGAAATATAATGCCATAAAAAAGCTTAGAATAGCGATGTCTACTCTAGAATGGTTTTCAAGCATTCCTAAAAATTTTAGAAAAATGATTGAAAACAAAGAAGTTGAATTATTAGAAGATACTTGCGGAGCATTTATAGCGGGTATTAGAGCTGGGGCTTTTGGAGTTCCATTCATGCCAGTAAGAGGGATAATAGGATCTGATCTCATTAAGCTTCATGAAAAAGAGGGTACTTGGAAGGTAGTTGAAGATCCATTTAATAATCAAAAAATAGTCTTAGTGAAGGCAATCACTCCAGACGTGGCAATTATTCATGTTAATAAGGCAGACGAGGAAGGAAATGCAGAGATTTTGGGTCCCCTATATGAAGATGTTTATAAGGCTAAGGCTTCAAAAAAAGTCATAATAACAGCTGAGGAAATAGTTCCTAGATCATACTTTTTCGGGAGGAGACCGACAATTAATGGCATATACGTTACTGCCGTAGTACATTCTCCAAACGGAGCTTATCCAACTAGTATGTTTCCCTTATACGATGCAGATTATGAGAAAATCATTGATTTTCTAGAGCACTTCTGA
- the trm10 gene encoding tRNA (adenine(9)-N1)-methyltransferase Trm10 has protein sequence MILGKAFGKYLRDELGIDSLKVTRLKKVFKTGYLQSIAINMLIYNYGLLKKEEKGWIVSEEEKVKILAGNGEAKTNYVTSKGGEIKIKEEIVPLEPQFIIDLGLFKEHTEEEKISLLEQIKLTLVTIRHYLSDLNLKLFNKPEFFSLEVKNKVYTINQIPKEKTIVLNPYGDIIANESIILNSKFFIIGGIVDKGRRYKNATTLLAKKYGYDDLPQVKITLRGSIVGVPDRINKIVEIVLNTITGSSLEDAIILSQSNADKLNRLVTEINKMNELNLEKARELASWLKVDQRILNFALRKSKFKNQSISS, from the coding sequence ATGATACTAGGCAAGGCGTTTGGCAAATACTTAAGAGATGAGCTAGGTATTGACTCATTGAAAGTAACTAGGCTAAAGAAAGTTTTCAAGACGGGATATTTACAGTCGATTGCTATTAATATGCTGATATATAACTACGGTTTACTGAAAAAGGAGGAAAAAGGGTGGATAGTTTCTGAAGAGGAGAAAGTAAAGATACTCGCGGGAAATGGCGAGGCTAAGACAAATTATGTTACCAGTAAAGGCGGAGAGATAAAGATTAAGGAAGAAATAGTCCCATTAGAGCCTCAATTTATTATTGATCTGGGACTTTTTAAAGAACATACTGAGGAAGAAAAAATAAGCTTATTAGAGCAGATTAAACTAACTTTAGTAACGATTAGACATTACCTAAGTGATTTAAATTTAAAGTTATTCAATAAACCTGAATTCTTCTCGTTAGAGGTTAAAAATAAGGTTTATACGATTAATCAAATCCCTAAGGAGAAAACTATTGTTCTAAATCCATATGGAGATATAATCGCTAATGAGAGTATAATATTGAACAGTAAATTTTTCATAATAGGAGGTATAGTGGACAAGGGAAGAAGATATAAGAACGCTACTACTCTCTTGGCAAAAAAATATGGTTACGACGATTTGCCTCAAGTAAAAATAACTTTAAGGGGATCAATCGTGGGAGTTCCGGATAGGATAAACAAGATTGTTGAGATAGTTCTTAATACTATTACGGGATCATCATTAGAAGATGCTATAATATTATCACAATCAAACGCTGATAAACTAAATAGATTAGTTACAGAAATAAATAAAATGAATGAATTGAATTTGGAGAAAGCTAGAGAGCTAGCTTCTTGGCTTAAAGTAGACCAAAGAATTCTTAACTTTGCTTTAAGAAAAAGCAAATTCAAAAATCAATCTATTTCTTCTTGA
- a CDS encoding winged helix-turn-helix domain-containing protein produces the protein MRFRFKIWIETEEGKPLIGKGGVKLLRAVESTGSLSNASKSVGVSYKFAWEYVKRINEIMNNSIEMRKGGKNAGGSKVSDKLDKILNLYEEAEKEISETLEKYNKKINEILQQD, from the coding sequence ATGAGATTCAGATTTAAAATTTGGATAGAGACTGAAGAGGGCAAACCACTAATTGGAAAAGGAGGAGTTAAACTATTAAGAGCAGTCGAGAGTACTGGCTCTCTCTCTAACGCATCTAAAAGTGTTGGTGTATCGTATAAATTTGCTTGGGAATATGTGAAGAGGATAAACGAAATTATGAATAACTCAATAGAGATGAGAAAAGGCGGAAAAAATGCCGGAGGATCTAAAGTTAGTGATAAACTAGATAAAATACTAAATCTTTATGAAGAAGCTGAAAAAGAAATTTCAGAGACTTTAGAAAAATATAACAAAAAAATTAATGAAATTCTACAGCAGGATTAA
- a CDS encoding CBS domain-containing protein, with protein MKRTVKEFMSTPVFQVEENTSLQEVCKLMLERGVGSVIVSKDGVPKGIFTDRDAVKAISMGLSSSDPVILASTTNIITIDEETDVYDALKIMANNKIRHLPVKNKEGNIIGMFAITDVHKALL; from the coding sequence ATGAAGAGAACGGTAAAGGAGTTTATGTCTACTCCCGTTTTTCAAGTAGAAGAGAACACTTCGCTTCAAGAAGTGTGTAAATTAATGCTGGAAAGAGGAGTGGGGTCGGTAATAGTATCTAAAGATGGAGTTCCTAAGGGAATATTTACAGACAGGGATGCAGTGAAGGCAATATCCATGGGTTTAAGTTCTTCTGATCCAGTAATTTTAGCATCCACTACCAATATAATCACAATTGATGAGGAAACTGATGTTTATGATGCCCTTAAAATTATGGCTAATAATAAGATTAGACACTTACCAGTTAAGAATAAGGAGGGAAATATAATAGGTATGTTTGCAATAACGGATGTTCATAAGGCACTACTCTAA
- a CDS encoding type 1 glutamine amidotransferase domain-containing protein, producing MSNQKKVLFLVGEEFEDIEVLYPFYRVIEEGFQPVIAWKETNAKVTGKHGYTLVSDISFKEVRPEDYVALVLPGGRGPERIRTIEEVKNITRAFFELKKPVAAICHGPQILISANLVKGRKLTSVVSIKDDVIAAGGIYIDDKVVVDDNLISSRNPSDLPYFTSTLIKALKSLK from the coding sequence ATGTCAAATCAGAAAAAGGTATTATTTTTAGTTGGAGAAGAGTTTGAAGATATAGAGGTATTGTATCCGTTTTATAGAGTAATTGAGGAAGGTTTTCAACCAGTTATAGCGTGGAAGGAAACTAATGCAAAAGTTACTGGAAAGCACGGATACACTTTAGTATCAGATATCTCGTTCAAGGAAGTCAGACCAGAAGATTATGTGGCGTTAGTTCTGCCAGGTGGAAGAGGACCTGAGAGGATAAGAACAATAGAAGAAGTTAAAAATATAACCAGAGCCTTCTTCGAGCTGAAGAAGCCAGTAGCGGCTATTTGTCATGGTCCTCAAATATTAATATCAGCTAACTTAGTAAAGGGAAGAAAATTAACGTCTGTTGTATCAATAAAGGACGATGTAATAGCTGCTGGAGGAATTTATATAGATGATAAAGTAGTCGTAGACGATAATTTAATCTCATCAAGAAACCCAAGCGATTTACCTTATTTCACGTCAACGTTAATTAAGGCGTTAAAAAGTTTGAAATAG
- a CDS encoding VWA domain-containing protein, translated as MTVTLNVKQTHDYAYTDRPTEVGFVIYITPEKTAITRNTHYIIMIDNSPSMQGEKLSTAVESAKKLLSDLPPGNFVTIIAFSNHPEIKYQGPTGSAVNFDVGKGYTTRLHEAISFSLNLAKQSQVPTKIIMLTDGKPTDKRNVKDYEKLDIPQNVQIITIGIGKDYNEEILKKLADKSAGNFYHIQNTSELPNVFEKERSTSAYAYNLQFITPQGFIPYNYDLPIRLPIIDKLTSIYGSLVIPPGNTAFTVFFTITYIDPVDNQQKNETKSVVIQRGNTQIVESHINRDVLLTIRYYRLLREYTEALVSGKDTTRILNQLRQIAEETRRSDLIEQTEKLGSDKKADLSEVTKKMRS; from the coding sequence ATGACTGTAACACTTAACGTAAAGCAAACACATGATTACGCATATACTGACAGACCAACAGAAGTGGGCTTCGTAATTTATATAACGCCAGAGAAGACAGCAATCACGAGAAATACACACTACATCATTATGATAGATAACAGCCCTTCGATGCAAGGGGAAAAACTTAGTACAGCGGTTGAATCAGCAAAAAAGCTTTTAAGTGATTTGCCCCCAGGTAATTTCGTAACTATAATAGCTTTCTCTAATCATCCCGAGATAAAATACCAAGGACCTACCGGAAGCGCAGTTAATTTTGATGTAGGTAAGGGTTACACAACCAGGTTACACGAGGCTATTTCATTCAGCTTAAATCTAGCTAAGCAGTCACAAGTCCCCACTAAAATAATAATGCTAACCGATGGTAAACCAACAGATAAGAGAAACGTTAAAGATTACGAAAAACTGGACATTCCCCAAAACGTCCAAATCATTACAATAGGGATAGGTAAGGATTACAATGAAGAGATACTTAAGAAATTAGCTGATAAAAGTGCTGGAAACTTCTATCATATTCAGAATACTTCTGAGCTACCTAACGTATTTGAGAAAGAGAGATCTACTTCAGCTTATGCATATAATTTGCAATTCATAACGCCACAAGGATTTATACCTTATAATTATGATTTACCAATAAGACTACCGATAATAGATAAACTAACATCAATATATGGGAGCCTTGTGATCCCTCCAGGCAACACTGCTTTCACTGTTTTCTTTACAATAACTTATATTGATCCTGTAGATAATCAGCAAAAAAACGAAACTAAGAGCGTTGTTATTCAAAGAGGAAATACTCAAATTGTGGAAAGTCACATCAATAGGGACGTATTATTGACGATTAGATATTATAGACTCTTGAGGGAATACACAGAGGCTTTAGTCTCTGGCAAGGACACTACTAGAATACTTAATCAACTGAGACAAATCGCTGAGGAGACGAGAAGGTCCGATCTGATTGAACAGACTGAAAAATTAGGAAGTGATAAAAAAGCTGATTTATCAGAAGTAACTAAAAAGATGAGGTCATGA
- a CDS encoding FHA domain-containing protein, with protein MTWKCPVCAYENADDSLFCIKCGTKKPEEAVAPQQPAQPQVSSQQPESIQQPTTQQSQVEISQQLQVESQPSPSPQAPAQSPTPELSTQPSVQQPQVAVPQPSKYYLLFINTPNSAFNKTKLPLDFDIFPSISLGRSPENVIVIPDPEVSRKHAVLSLENGELYIEDLNSTNGTYIYDGKMFQPIKGKVKIQSNSIIKLGNNTVVRIVGE; from the coding sequence ATGACATGGAAATGTCCAGTTTGTGCGTATGAAAACGCTGATGATTCATTGTTCTGTATAAAATGCGGTACTAAGAAACCTGAAGAGGCTGTTGCTCCCCAACAACCAGCTCAACCGCAAGTTTCCTCTCAGCAACCGGAATCTATTCAGCAACCAACAACACAACAAAGCCAAGTTGAAATTTCTCAACAGCTACAAGTCGAATCTCAACCTTCTCCATCTCCGCAAGCTCCAGCCCAATCTCCTACCCCAGAACTTTCCACTCAACCATCTGTTCAGCAGCCTCAAGTAGCAGTCCCTCAACCATCTAAATATTATTTGTTGTTCATAAATACTCCAAATTCGGCATTCAACAAGACTAAATTACCCTTAGACTTTGATATCTTTCCCTCAATTTCATTAGGGAGAAGTCCAGAAAATGTAATAGTTATCCCTGACCCTGAAGTTTCTAGAAAGCATGCAGTTTTAAGCCTAGAAAATGGAGAGTTGTATATAGAGGATTTGAATAGTACGAATGGAACCTATATTTATGATGGTAAAATGTTTCAACCCATAAAGGGTAAGGTTAAGATTCAATCTAACTCAATAATAAAGTTAGGTAACAATACAGTAGTCAGAATTGTGGGAGAATGA